From Pan paniscus chromosome 9, NHGRI_mPanPan1-v2.0_pri, whole genome shotgun sequence, the proteins below share one genomic window:
- the KLHL35 gene encoding kelch-like protein 35 isoform X1, which translates to MRQGHAPEESEPGCEAPCAGPCHAQRVLQTLNAYRRSGTLTDVVLRAGGRDFPCHRAALSAGSAYFRSLFAAGRPERGPAVVPVAPEAPGTSPAGAAAALAVVLDYVYGAGVRLRAEDEAAAVLALAERLGVAGLREACVRFLEGRLRAANSLALRRVAAAFSLAPLAERCGRVLRQAFAEVARHADFLELAPDEVAALLADPALGVAREEAVFEAAMRWVRHDAPARRGQLRRLLEHVRLPLLAPAYFLEKVEADELLQACGECRPLLLEARACFILGREAGALRTRPRRFMDLAEVIVVIGGCDRKGLLKLPFADAYHPESQRWTPLPSLPGYTRSEFAACALRNDVYVSGGHINSHDVWMFSSHLHTWIKVASLHKGRWRHKMAVVQGQLFAVGGFDGLRRLHSVERYDPFSNTWAAVAPLPEAVSSAAVASCAGKLFVIGGARQGGVNTDKVQCFDPKEDRWSLQSPAPFSQRCLEAVSLEDTIYVMGGLMSKIFTYDPGTDVWGEAAVLPSPVESCGVTVCDGKVHILGGRDDRGESTDKVFTFDPSSGQVEAQPSLQRCTSSHGCVTIIQSLGR; encoded by the exons ATGCGGCAAGGCCATGCGCCAGAGGAGTCGGAGCCGGGCTGCGAGGCGCCGTGCGCGGGTCCGTGCCACGCGCAGCGCGTGCTGCAGACCCTGAACGCCTACCGGCGGAGCGGCACCCTCACCGACGTGGTGCTGCGCGCCGGCGGGCGCGACTTTCCGTGCCACCGCGCGGCGCTCAGCGCGGGCAGCGCCTACTTCCGCAGCTTGTTCGCGGCCGGGCGGCCCGAGCGCGGCCCGGCCGTGGTGCCAGTAGCTCCCGAGGCGCCAGGCACGAGCCCGgccggggcggcggcggcgctggCCGTGGTGCTCGACTACGTGTACGGAGCGGGCGTGCGGCTGCGCGCGGAGGACGAGGCGGCGGCCGTGCTGGCGCTGGCGGAGCGGCTGGGCGTGGCGGGCCTGCGCGAGGCCTGCGTTCGCTTTCTCGAGGGCCGCCTGCGCGCCGCCAACAGCCTAGCGCTGCGCCGCGTGGCCGCCGCCTTCTCGCTGGCCCCGCTGGCCGAGCGCTGCGGCCGCGTCCTGCGTCAGGCCTTCGCCGAGGTGGCGCGCCACGCCGACTTCCTGGAGCTGGCGCCTGACGAGGTGGCGGCGCTGCTGGCGGACCCCGCGCTGGGCGTGGCGCGCGAGGAGGCCGTGTTTGAAGCGGCCATGCGCTGGGTGCGCCACGACGCGCCGGCCCGCCGCGGTCAGCTGCGACGCCTGCTGGAGCACGTGCGCCTGCCGCTACTGGCGCCCGCTTACTTCCTGGAGAAGGTGGAGGCGGACGAGCTGCTGCAGGCCTGCGGCGAGTGCCGCCCGCTGCTGCTCGAGGCTCGCGCCTGCTTCATCCTGGGCCGCGAGGCTGGTGCGCTGCGGACCCGGCCGCGGAG ATTCATGGACCTAGCTGAAGTGATCGTGGTCATCGGCGGTTGCGACCGCAAAGGTCTCCTGAAGCTGCCCTTCGCCGATGCCTACCATCCAGAGAGCCAGCGGTGGACCCCACTGCCCAGCCTGCCCGGCTACACTCGCTCAGAATTCGCCGCCTGTGCTCTCCGCAATGACGTCTACGTCTCCG GAGGCCACATCAACAGTCATGATGTGTGGATGTTTAGCTCCCATCTGCACACCTGGATCAAGGTAGCCTCTCTGCACAAGGGCAGGTGGAGGCACAAGATGGCAGTTGTGCAGGGGCAG CTGTTCGCGGTGGGTGGCTTCGACGGCCTGAGGCGCCTGCACAGCGTGGAGCGCTACGACCCCTTCTCCAACACCTGGGCGGCCGTCGCGCCCCTCCCGGAGGCCGTGAGCTCGGCGGCGGTGGCGTCCTGCGCGGGCAAGCTCTTCGTGATTGGGGGCGCCAGGCAGGGCGGCGTCAACACGGACAAG GTGCAGtgctttgaccccaaggaggaccGGTGGAGCCTGCAGTCACCAGCACCCTTCTCACAGCGGTGTCTCGAGGCTGTCTCCCTTGAGGACACCATCTATGTCATGGGGGGTCTCATGAGCAAAATCTTCACCTATGATCCAGGCACAGATGTGTGGGGGGAGGCAGCtgtcctccccagccctgtg GAAAGCTGTGGAGTCACTGTGTGTGACGGGAAGGTCCACATCCTTGGCGGGCGGGATGATCGCGGAGAAAGCACCGATAAGGTCTTCACCTTTGACCCCAGCAGTGGGCAGGTGGAGGCCCAGCCATCCCTGCAGCGCTGCACCAGCTCCCACGGCTGTGTCACCATCATCCAGAGCTTGGGCAGGTGA
- the KLHL35 gene encoding kelch-like protein 35 isoform X2 gives MRQGHAPEESEPGCEAPCAGPCHAQRVLQTLNAYRRSGTLTDVVLRAGGRDFPCHRAALSAGSAYFRSLFAAGRPERGPAVVPVAPEAPGTSPAGAAAALAVVLDYVYGAGVRLRAEDEAAAVLALAERLGVAGLREACVRFLEGRLRAANSLALRRVAAAFSLAPLAERCGRVLRQAFAEVARHADFLELAPDEVAALLADPALGVAREEAVFEAAMRWVRHDAPARRGQLRRLLEHVRLPLLAPAYFLEKVEADELLQACGECRPLLLEARACFILGREAGALRTRPRRFMDLAEVIVVIGGCDRKGLLKLPFADAYHPESQRWTPLPSLPGYTRSEFAACALRNDVYVSGGHINSHDVWMFSSHLHTWIKVASLHKGRWRHKMAVVQGQVGTSCSGCPGTQAVRGGWLRRPEAPAQRGALRPLLQHLGGRRAPPGGRELGGGGVLRGQALRDWGRQAGRRQHGQGAVL, from the exons ATGCGGCAAGGCCATGCGCCAGAGGAGTCGGAGCCGGGCTGCGAGGCGCCGTGCGCGGGTCCGTGCCACGCGCAGCGCGTGCTGCAGACCCTGAACGCCTACCGGCGGAGCGGCACCCTCACCGACGTGGTGCTGCGCGCCGGCGGGCGCGACTTTCCGTGCCACCGCGCGGCGCTCAGCGCGGGCAGCGCCTACTTCCGCAGCTTGTTCGCGGCCGGGCGGCCCGAGCGCGGCCCGGCCGTGGTGCCAGTAGCTCCCGAGGCGCCAGGCACGAGCCCGgccggggcggcggcggcgctggCCGTGGTGCTCGACTACGTGTACGGAGCGGGCGTGCGGCTGCGCGCGGAGGACGAGGCGGCGGCCGTGCTGGCGCTGGCGGAGCGGCTGGGCGTGGCGGGCCTGCGCGAGGCCTGCGTTCGCTTTCTCGAGGGCCGCCTGCGCGCCGCCAACAGCCTAGCGCTGCGCCGCGTGGCCGCCGCCTTCTCGCTGGCCCCGCTGGCCGAGCGCTGCGGCCGCGTCCTGCGTCAGGCCTTCGCCGAGGTGGCGCGCCACGCCGACTTCCTGGAGCTGGCGCCTGACGAGGTGGCGGCGCTGCTGGCGGACCCCGCGCTGGGCGTGGCGCGCGAGGAGGCCGTGTTTGAAGCGGCCATGCGCTGGGTGCGCCACGACGCGCCGGCCCGCCGCGGTCAGCTGCGACGCCTGCTGGAGCACGTGCGCCTGCCGCTACTGGCGCCCGCTTACTTCCTGGAGAAGGTGGAGGCGGACGAGCTGCTGCAGGCCTGCGGCGAGTGCCGCCCGCTGCTGCTCGAGGCTCGCGCCTGCTTCATCCTGGGCCGCGAGGCTGGTGCGCTGCGGACCCGGCCGCGGAG ATTCATGGACCTAGCTGAAGTGATCGTGGTCATCGGCGGTTGCGACCGCAAAGGTCTCCTGAAGCTGCCCTTCGCCGATGCCTACCATCCAGAGAGCCAGCGGTGGACCCCACTGCCCAGCCTGCCCGGCTACACTCGCTCAGAATTCGCCGCCTGTGCTCTCCGCAATGACGTCTACGTCTCCG GAGGCCACATCAACAGTCATGATGTGTGGATGTTTAGCTCCCATCTGCACACCTGGATCAAGGTAGCCTCTCTGCACAAGGGCAGGTGGAGGCACAAGATGGCAGTTGTGCAGGGGCAGGTAGGCACGAGCTGCAGCGGCTGCCCTGGGACACAAG CTGTTCGCGGTGGGTGGCTTCGACGGCCTGAGGCGCCTGCACAGCGTGGAGCGCTACGACCCCTTCTCCAACACCTGGGCGGCCGTCGCGCCCCTCCCGGAGGCCGTGAGCTCGGCGGCGGTGGCGTCCTGCGCGGGCAAGCTCTTCGTGATTGGGGGCGCCAGGCAGGGCGGCGTCAACACGGACAAG GTGCAGtgctttga
- the GDPD5 gene encoding glycerophosphodiester phosphodiesterase domain-containing protein 5 isoform X9, with amino-acid sequence MGYWSDWPVPILVTTAAAFAYIAGLLVLALCHIAVGQQMNLHWLHKIGLVVILASTVVAMSAVAQLWEDEWEVLLISLQGTAPFLHVGALAAVTMLSWIVAGQFARAERTSSQVTILCTFFTVVFALYLAPLTISSPCIMEKKDLGPKPALIGHRGAPMLAPEHTLMSFRKALEQKLYGLQADITISLDGVPFLMHDTTLRRTTNVEEEFPELARRPASMLNWTTLQRLNAGQWFLKTDPFWTASSLSPSDHREAQNQSICSLAELLELAKGNATLLLNLRDPPREHPYRSSFINVTLEAVLHSGFPQHQVMWLPSRQRPLVRKVAPGFQQTSGSKEAVASLRRGHIQRLNLRYTQVSRQELRDYASWNLSVNLYTVNAPWLFSLLWCAGVPSVTSDNSHTLSQVPSPLWIMPPDEYCLMWVTADLVSFTLIVGIFVLQNYHLIRWRLGGIRSYNPEQIMLSAAVRRTSRDVSIMKEKLIFSAEISDGVEVSDVLSVCSDNSYDTYANSTATPVGPRGGGSRTKTLIERSGR; translated from the exons ATCGGGCTGGTGGTCATCCTGGCTTCCACGGTGGTGGCCATGTCGGCCGTGGCCCAGCTGTGGGAGGACGAGTGGGAGGTGCTGCTGATCTCCCTGCAG GGCACAGCGCCATTCCTGCATGTGGGGGCCCTGGCAGCAGTCACCATGCTCTCCTGGATCGTGGCAGGACAGTTCGCCCGCGCAGAGCGGACCT CCTCCCAGGTGACCATTCTCTGTACCTTCTTCACCGTGGTGTTTGCCCTCTACCTGGCCCCTCTCACCATCTCCTCTCCCTGCATCATGGAGAAGAAAGACCTCGGCCCCAAGCCTGCTCTCATTGGCCACCGCGGGGCCCCCATG CTGGCTCCAGAGCACACCCTCATGTCCTTCCGGAAGGCCCTCGAGCAGAAGCTGTATGGGCTCCAGGCTGACATTACCATCAG CCTGGACGGCGTGCCCTTCCTCATGCATGACACCACCCTGCGGCGCACCACCAACGTGGAGGAGGAGTTCCCGGAGCTGGCCCGCAGGCCTGCCTCCATGCTCAACTGGACCACCCTGCAGAGACTCAACGCTGGCCAGTGGTTCCTGAAG ACTGACCCCTTCTGGACAGCCAGCTCCCTGTCACCCTCCGACCACAGAGAGGCCCAGAACCAGTCCATCTGCAGCCTGGCAGAGCTCCTGGAACTGGCCAAGGGCAATGCCACACTGCTGCTCAACCTGCGTGACCCGCCCCGGGAGCACCCCTACCGCAGCAGTTTTATCAACGTGACTCTGGAGGCCGTGCTGCACTCCGGCTTCCCCCAGCACCAG GTCATGTGGCTGCCTAGCAGGCAGAGGCCCCTGGTGCGGAAGGTGGCTCCCGGCTTCCAACAGACATCAGGCTCCAAGGAGGCAGTCGCCAGCCTGCGGAGAGGCCACATCCAGCGGCTGAACCTACGCTACACTCAGGTGTCCCGCCAGGAGCTCAG GGACTACGCGTCCTGGAACCTGAGTGTGAACCTCTACACAGTCAACGCGCCGTGGCTCTTCTCCCTGCTGTGGTGTGCGGGGGTCCCATCCGTCACCTCTGACAACTCCCACACCCTGTCCCAGGTGCCTTCTCCGCTCTGGATCATG CCTCCGGACGAGTACTGTCTCATGTGGGTCACTGCCGACCTGGTCTCCTTCACCCTCATCGTGGGCATCTTCGTGCTCCAGAA CTATCACTTGATCAG GTGGCGCCTGGGTGGCATACGGAGCTACAACCCTGAGCAGATCATGCTGAGTGCTGCGGTGCGCCGGACCAGCCGGGACGTCAGCATCATGAAGGAGAAGCTTATTTTCTCAG CAGAGATCAGCGATGGTGTAGAGGTCTCCGATGTGCTCTCCGTATGTTCAGACAACAGTTATGACACATATGCCAACAGCACCGCCACCCCTGTGGGCCCCCGAGGGGGTGGCAGCCGCACCAAGACCCTCATAGAGCGGAGTGGGCGTTAG